In a genomic window of Elusimicrobiota bacterium:
- the acsA gene encoding Acetyl-coenzyme A synthetase gives MSEITSILKEKRVFKPGAAFSQEAHIKSFRDYERLYSQAIKNPEKFWATQAKEQLHWFKPWNKVLNWKPPFAKWFIGGKINVSYNCLDRHVASWRKNKAAIIWEGEPPFAPQKTGAAAGRPHEIRTLTYNQLHIEVCKFANALKGQGVRKGDRVIIYMPMVPELAIAMLACARMGAIHSVVFGGFSAQSLVDRITDAQATFVITADGGFRRGTSVNLKDAVDEALKSCPGVKSVIVYQRTKQIIHMQTGRDHWWHDLMAQASPDCKADPLDSEHPLYILYTSGSTGKPKGIQHSTGGYLLGATYTSKIVFDLKDDDVYWCTADIGWVTGHTYVVYGPLSNGATVVMYEGAPNYPQPDRFWDIIERHKVTILYTAPTAIRAFMKWGDEWPKKHDLKSLRLLGSVGEPINPEAWMWYQKNIGGGRCPIVDTWWQTETGGILISPLPGATPTKPGSATRPLPGIVVDIVDKNGDPSKEGGFLVLRKPWPHMMRTIWGDAERFKKQYWSQVKPNKKGVSDTYFTGDGARRDKDGYYWVMGRVDDVIKVSGHRLGTAEIESALVSHPKVAEAAVVGRPDELTGEAVVSFVTLKMGNGQGQISPSDALKDELKAHVTKAIGSIARPAEIRFTDALPKTRSGKIMRRLLRDIAHGRETVGDTTTLEDFSVLAKLRAAQGEEE, from the coding sequence ATGTCTGAAATCACATCTATTCTCAAAGAGAAACGCGTTTTTAAACCCGGCGCCGCCTTCTCGCAAGAAGCGCACATCAAAAGTTTCCGAGATTATGAACGACTGTATTCTCAAGCGATTAAAAACCCCGAGAAATTCTGGGCCACCCAGGCCAAAGAACAACTTCATTGGTTTAAACCCTGGAATAAGGTTTTGAACTGGAAACCCCCGTTCGCCAAATGGTTCATCGGCGGAAAAATCAACGTTTCCTATAACTGTCTGGATCGACATGTGGCCTCCTGGCGGAAAAATAAAGCCGCCATCATTTGGGAAGGCGAACCTCCCTTCGCCCCACAAAAAACCGGGGCAGCAGCAGGCAGGCCCCACGAAATCCGCACACTGACTTACAACCAACTCCACATCGAAGTCTGCAAATTCGCGAATGCGCTTAAAGGCCAAGGGGTTCGAAAAGGGGATCGCGTTATTATTTATATGCCGATGGTGCCGGAGCTGGCGATCGCCATGCTCGCCTGCGCCCGCATGGGAGCGATCCATTCCGTTGTGTTTGGGGGTTTTAGCGCGCAATCCCTGGTGGACCGCATCACCGATGCCCAAGCCACTTTTGTGATCACGGCTGATGGCGGTTTTCGCCGGGGAACGTCCGTCAACCTTAAAGACGCGGTGGATGAAGCGTTAAAAAGTTGTCCCGGGGTCAAAAGCGTTATTGTGTACCAACGCACCAAACAAATTATTCACATGCAAACGGGACGCGACCATTGGTGGCACGACCTCATGGCGCAAGCCTCGCCTGATTGCAAAGCGGACCCGCTTGATTCCGAACATCCGCTCTATATCCTTTACACGTCTGGATCCACGGGAAAACCCAAAGGCATTCAACATTCAACCGGCGGCTATCTGCTGGGCGCGACTTACACCTCCAAAATTGTTTTTGATCTCAAAGATGACGATGTCTATTGGTGCACCGCCGACATCGGTTGGGTCACCGGCCATACCTATGTGGTGTATGGCCCGCTCTCAAACGGCGCCACCGTTGTGATGTATGAAGGCGCGCCCAATTATCCGCAACCGGACCGTTTTTGGGACATCATCGAGCGCCACAAAGTGACCATTCTCTACACCGCTCCCACCGCCATCCGCGCTTTCATGAAATGGGGCGACGAGTGGCCCAAGAAACATGATTTGAAAAGCCTTCGGCTTTTGGGTTCTGTTGGCGAACCCATCAATCCCGAAGCGTGGATGTGGTATCAGAAAAATATTGGGGGTGGACGTTGCCCCATTGTGGACACGTGGTGGCAAACGGAAACAGGTGGAATTTTAATTTCACCGCTGCCGGGCGCGACCCCCACCAAACCGGGCTCGGCCACGCGACCGCTGCCCGGCATTGTGGTCGATATCGTTGATAAAAACGGCGACCCGTCCAAAGAAGGCGGCTTTTTGGTTTTGCGAAAACCGTGGCCGCATATGATGCGCACCATCTGGGGAGATGCCGAGCGTTTCAAAAAACAATATTGGTCTCAAGTGAAACCCAACAAAAAGGGCGTGTCGGACACCTATTTCACGGGAGACGGCGCGCGCCGCGACAAGGACGGTTATTACTGGGTCATGGGCCGCGTGGACGATGTGATCAAAGTGTCCGGACACCGGCTTGGCACAGCGGAAATTGAATCCGCGCTTGTAAGTCACCCGAAAGTGGCGGAGGCCGCGGTCGTGGGACGGCCGGACGAATTGACGGGGGAGGCTGTGGTGTCATTTGTAACGCTCAAGATGGGAAATGGCCAGGGCCAGATTTCTCCCTCCGACGCGCTCAAAGACGAACTCAAAGCGCATGTGACCAAAGCCATCGGCTCAATTGCCCGCCCCGCGGAAATCCGGTTCACGGACGCGCTCCCCAAAACCAGATCCGGAAAAATCATGCGCCGCCTGCTCCGCGACATCGCCCACGGCCGCGAAACTGTCGGCGACACCACCACACTTGAAGATTTCTCAGTGCTCGCCAAATTGCGCGCCGCCCAAGGGGAGGAAGAGTAA
- the serS gene encoding Serine--tRNA ligase encodes MLDIKTIREKPDLVRKGLQDRGGKYLPDLEQLIAKDKEWRDLLTQLDQLRAQRNKAADEIGRLKREKGDATALLRDMESVKTGMKEKEEAERHLKLAVDMMLLSLPNIPDPSVPVGKSADDNKVVRENGKKPNFSFKAKDHHELGVNLGIFDFEMATKLSGARFALYKGAGARLERAIANFMLDLHTNEHGYTEVLPPLLVTGQTMTNTGQLPKFADELYKCAEDDLYLIPTSEVALANLLRETAVPEDELPKAVTALTPCFRREAGTYGKDTRGLIRNHQFDKVELVRFCRIEDSIKEHELLTQQAEEVLKRLELPYRVLTLCTGDMGFSSAKTYDLEVWMPGENVWREISSCSTCTDFQARRMDFKVLTKDKKRVFGCTLNGSGLAVGRTLAAILENGQQADGSIHLPKALHSYFGAEKIG; translated from the coding sequence ATGCTCGACATAAAAACCATCAGAGAAAAACCCGACCTGGTTCGCAAAGGGCTTCAGGATCGGGGTGGAAAATATTTACCGGACTTGGAACAACTCATCGCCAAGGACAAAGAATGGAGGGATCTTCTCACGCAACTGGACCAATTGCGCGCTCAACGCAACAAAGCGGCCGATGAGATTGGCCGCCTTAAACGCGAAAAAGGGGATGCCACGGCGCTCCTCAGAGATATGGAAAGCGTCAAAACCGGCATGAAAGAAAAAGAAGAAGCCGAACGGCACCTCAAGCTCGCCGTCGACATGATGTTGCTCTCACTGCCCAACATTCCCGACCCATCGGTGCCGGTGGGAAAATCAGCCGACGACAACAAAGTGGTTCGCGAAAATGGAAAAAAACCGAATTTTTCTTTCAAAGCGAAAGATCATCACGAACTCGGCGTCAATTTGGGAATCTTTGACTTCGAGATGGCGACGAAATTGTCCGGCGCACGATTTGCGTTGTACAAAGGCGCGGGCGCGCGCCTCGAGCGCGCCATCGCCAATTTCATGCTCGATCTTCACACGAACGAGCATGGCTACACAGAAGTTCTTCCTCCCTTGCTCGTCACCGGACAAACCATGACCAACACGGGACAACTGCCGAAGTTCGCCGATGAACTCTATAAGTGTGCCGAAGATGATTTGTACTTGATCCCAACATCCGAAGTGGCCCTTGCCAACTTGTTGCGAGAAACGGCAGTCCCCGAAGATGAGTTGCCCAAAGCCGTCACCGCGCTTACGCCGTGTTTCCGCCGCGAAGCGGGCACCTATGGGAAAGACACACGCGGCCTCATTCGCAACCATCAATTCGACAAGGTCGAGTTGGTTCGTTTCTGCCGTATCGAAGATTCCATCAAAGAACATGAACTCTTGACCCAACAGGCGGAAGAAGTATTGAAACGTCTCGAACTGCCGTACCGCGTTCTGACGCTCTGCACGGGAGACATGGGTTTCTCTTCAGCCAAAACCTACGACTTGGAAGTGTGGATGCCGGGTGAAAATGTGTGGCGAGAAATTTCCTCTTGTTCCACTTGCACGGATTTTCAGGCCCGCCGTATGGATTTTAAAGTGTTGACCAAAGACAAGAAACGCGTGTTTGGCTGCACTTTGAACGGATCAGGTTTGGCGGTGGGCCGCACTCTGGCGGCGATTCTTGAAAACGGTCAACAAGCCGACGGTTCCATCCATCTGCCCAAAGCGCTCCACTCCTATTTTGGCGCCGAAAAAATCGGTTAA
- the msrB gene encoding Peptide methionine sulfoxide reductase MsrB: MKWSLLILCLVPAALWGAEKKKFINKEIIPIVKSEEEWKKTLTPEQYDVCRLKGTERPFTGLYWNNHEKGAYYCVACDLELFKSDTKFDSGTGWPSFWDPAHKAHVKTITDTSHGMVRTEVTCARCGAHLGHVFEDGPKPTGLRYCINSASLKFEKR, from the coding sequence ATGAAATGGAGTTTGTTGATTCTGTGTTTGGTGCCCGCCGCCCTGTGGGGAGCGGAGAAGAAAAAATTCATTAACAAGGAAATTATTCCGATTGTGAAATCAGAAGAAGAATGGAAAAAAACATTGACGCCTGAGCAATATGACGTTTGCCGTCTTAAAGGAACCGAGCGTCCTTTCACGGGTCTTTATTGGAACAACCACGAAAAGGGCGCCTATTATTGCGTGGCCTGTGATCTCGAGTTGTTTAAGTCCGATACGAAATTTGATTCGGGAACGGGGTGGCCCAGCTTTTGGGATCCGGCGCACAAAGCCCATGTCAAAACAATCACAGACACCAGCCATGGCATGGTGCGCACCGAAGTTACTTGCGCTCGTTGTGGAGCCCATTTGGGACATGTATTTGAAGATGGGCCCAAGCCGACGGGTTTACGTTACTGCATTAATTCCGCGTCTCTAAAATTTGAAAAACGTTAA
- the can gene encoding Carbonic anhydrase 2, with product MKLHQLFANNRAWSEKMTRSDSGFFRRLAEQQSPKYLWIGCSDSRVPANEIVGLLPGELFVHRNVANLVVHTDLNCLSVIQFSVDVLKVEHIIVCGHYGCGGVRAVVEKRDIGLANNWLRHLADVRDKFQDPLKQLPHDDARADKLCELNIIEQVRNVCESTIVTDAWKKRQPLTVHGWVYGLEDGLLRDLLTNPINSIEESLRI from the coding sequence ATGAAATTGCACCAACTTTTCGCGAACAATCGGGCCTGGTCCGAGAAAATGACCCGCAGCGACTCAGGTTTTTTTCGACGGTTGGCCGAACAACAATCCCCCAAATATTTGTGGATTGGCTGTTCCGATAGCCGCGTTCCCGCCAACGAAATCGTGGGGCTTCTGCCCGGCGAACTTTTCGTTCATCGCAATGTGGCCAATCTGGTGGTCCACACCGACCTCAACTGCCTGTCGGTCATTCAATTTTCCGTCGATGTTCTGAAAGTTGAGCACATTATTGTATGCGGCCATTATGGTTGCGGCGGCGTGCGCGCTGTGGTGGAAAAAAGAGACATCGGCCTGGCGAACAATTGGTTGCGCCACTTGGCGGACGTCCGAGACAAATTCCAAGACCCTCTCAAGCAATTGCCCCACGATGACGCGAGGGCCGACAAGTTATGCGAACTCAACATCATCGAACAAGTCCGCAACGTGTGTGAATCAACGATTGTGACAGACGCTTGGAAAAAACGGCAACCGCTGACCGTTCATGGATGGGTGTACGGATTGGAAGACGGCCTTCTTCGCGATTTATTAACAAATCCCATCAACTCCATTGAAGAAAGCCTGCGGATATAA
- the top6B gene encoding Type 2 DNA topoisomerase 6 subunit B, with the protein MQKKRNPHGVTASKTKPAPPPARKPVAVIKAGNTEADKMAAKQRDISVSEFFLKNRHLLGFDNAKKALLTTVREAVDNSLDACEEAKISPEIWVEIKQLADDRFSVVVADNGPGVVKEQIPRIFGKLLYGSKFHSMKQSRGQQGIGISAAGMYGQLTTGSPTRITSRISAKKPAHYFEIQIDTAKNQPTVIKDEVVQWKRPHGTKVEIELEAKFQKGRHSVEDYVRQTIIANPHIELTYHGPDGVKEHYKPASRALPIQPKEIKPHPHGVELGILMKMLKSSTSRSVKTFLAKDFARVSSKVAGAILKSAGIDPNAKPTEIAHNEADKLHKAIGQTKIMNPPTNCLSPIGENNLLNGLKKNITAEFYTALTRPPSVYRGNPFQIEVAVAYGGELPKEELAEVMRFANRVPLLYQQSACAITKSVLQTAWKNYGLEQSKGALPTGPVLIAVHMASVWVPFTSESKEAVASYAEITKEIRLALQECGRRLDTHLRRGHREAEAKRKKDYIRSYLPHIGIGLREILGFKEKEQKHILNLLTDILEKDKTSHG; encoded by the coding sequence ATGCAAAAAAAACGTAACCCTCATGGCGTGACCGCCAGCAAAACAAAACCGGCTCCGCCTCCGGCCAGAAAACCCGTGGCCGTCATAAAAGCGGGGAACACGGAAGCCGATAAAATGGCCGCCAAGCAGCGCGATATTTCCGTCAGTGAATTCTTTTTAAAGAACCGACATCTGCTGGGATTTGATAACGCGAAGAAGGCGCTTTTAACAACGGTCCGCGAAGCGGTCGACAACAGCCTGGACGCGTGCGAAGAAGCGAAAATTTCTCCCGAGATATGGGTCGAGATCAAACAATTGGCGGACGACCGATTTTCGGTCGTCGTCGCTGACAATGGCCCCGGTGTGGTGAAAGAACAAATCCCCCGCATTTTTGGAAAACTGCTCTACGGCTCAAAATTCCATTCGATGAAACAAAGCCGCGGCCAACAGGGCATCGGCATATCGGCCGCCGGCATGTATGGCCAATTGACGACCGGTTCTCCCACCCGCATCACCTCACGCATATCCGCCAAAAAACCGGCCCATTATTTCGAGATCCAGATCGACACGGCGAAAAACCAGCCGACCGTGATCAAAGACGAAGTGGTCCAATGGAAACGGCCGCATGGCACCAAGGTGGAAATTGAGTTGGAAGCCAAATTCCAAAAAGGCCGCCACTCGGTGGAAGATTATGTTCGCCAAACCATCATTGCGAACCCCCACATCGAACTCACGTATCATGGGCCCGATGGAGTCAAAGAACATTACAAACCCGCCAGCCGCGCCCTCCCCATTCAACCCAAAGAAATAAAACCGCATCCGCACGGTGTTGAGCTGGGGATCCTCATGAAAATGCTCAAAAGCTCGACGTCCCGATCGGTTAAAACATTCTTGGCGAAGGATTTTGCCCGCGTATCTTCGAAGGTGGCCGGCGCCATCCTGAAATCGGCGGGCATCGATCCCAACGCCAAACCGACGGAAATTGCCCACAACGAAGCCGACAAATTGCACAAAGCCATTGGGCAAACCAAAATCATGAATCCCCCCACCAACTGCCTCTCTCCCATTGGTGAAAACAATCTTCTGAACGGTTTAAAGAAAAATATCACAGCTGAATTTTATACCGCGCTCACGCGCCCCCCTTCGGTGTACCGAGGCAACCCCTTCCAGATTGAGGTGGCGGTGGCTTATGGCGGCGAGTTGCCGAAAGAAGAATTGGCCGAGGTGATGCGCTTCGCGAACCGCGTGCCTCTTTTGTACCAGCAATCCGCTTGCGCCATCACGAAAAGCGTTCTCCAGACCGCCTGGAAAAATTACGGCCTCGAACAATCAAAAGGCGCGCTTCCCACAGGGCCGGTTCTCATCGCGGTCCATATGGCGAGCGTGTGGGTGCCCTTTACCTCCGAATCCAAGGAAGCCGTGGCCTCCTACGCAGAAATCACCAAAGAAATTCGCTTGGCGCTGCAAGAATGTGGACGACGACTTGACACCCATCTGCGTCGCGGACACCGCGAGGCCGAAGCCAAGCGAAAAAAAGATTACATCCGCTCTTACCTGCCGCACATCGGTATCGGCCTTCGCGAAATTTTGGGATTCAAAGAAAAAGAACAGAAACATATCCTCAACCTCCTCACCGACATCTTGGAAAAGGACAAAACCTCCCATGGATAA
- the top6A gene encoding Type 2 DNA topoisomerase 6 subunit A: protein MDKKTERLIYEAAERVYKDVLKKHVPSMDFPLRSLDNVTYDKKKGYFEIGDRVKERTLTFNTVKTFAQTIRMMALSHEIVRKDDMATKREAYYVSKNWGEARFHEQPESDTIMDDIEAHFRLNREKLGFIPEEKGGDVTGKLIVIDKDPDSGKDIRIDCTKFGTGSYSIPTTCEDLRFETSAKFILAIETAGMFQRLVKHNYYTTANCILISMGGVPTRACRRFIRRLADDKKIPVYAFVDGDPYGITNIYRTLKVGSGNNAHLNQFFCVPQASYLGVTPQDIIDFKLKDATHPLEEVDIKRAKDALKNDPFIKFHKPWKHAMEQMLAMGVRVEQQAFAKHGLNHVIEKYLPTKLKRPSKFLP, encoded by the coding sequence ATGGATAAAAAAACCGAACGACTTATTTACGAAGCGGCGGAACGTGTTTACAAAGACGTGCTGAAAAAACATGTCCCCTCCATGGATTTTCCATTGCGCAGTCTCGACAATGTGACCTATGACAAGAAGAAGGGATATTTTGAAATTGGGGACCGGGTCAAAGAGCGCACACTGACCTTCAACACCGTCAAAACCTTCGCTCAAACCATTCGCATGATGGCGCTCTCGCACGAGATTGTGCGGAAAGATGACATGGCCACCAAAAGAGAGGCCTATTACGTCTCAAAAAACTGGGGCGAGGCGCGATTCCACGAGCAGCCAGAGTCCGACACCATCATGGACGACATCGAAGCGCACTTTCGTTTGAATCGGGAGAAGCTGGGCTTTATTCCCGAGGAGAAAGGCGGAGACGTGACGGGAAAGCTGATTGTGATCGATAAAGACCCCGACTCTGGGAAAGACATCCGCATCGACTGCACCAAGTTTGGAACCGGTTCCTATTCCATCCCGACCACGTGTGAAGATCTGCGTTTTGAAACCAGCGCCAAATTTATTTTGGCCATCGAAACCGCCGGCATGTTCCAGCGCTTGGTCAAACACAATTATTACACCACCGCCAACTGCATTCTCATTTCCATGGGCGGGGTTCCCACGCGCGCTTGCCGCCGCTTTATTCGCCGCTTGGCCGACGACAAAAAAATTCCCGTTTACGCCTTCGTTGACGGGGACCCCTACGGCATCACCAACATATACCGCACGCTGAAAGTGGGGTCGGGAAACAACGCGCATCTCAACCAATTCTTTTGCGTGCCCCAGGCCAGTTATCTCGGTGTGACCCCCCAAGACATCATCGACTTCAAATTAAAGGACGCCACGCACCCCCTGGAGGAGGTCGACATCAAGCGCGCCAAAGACGCCCTCAAAAATGATCCTTTCATTAAATTCCACAAACCATGGAAACACGCCATGGAACAAATGTTGGCCATGGGCGTGCGCGTTGAACAACAAGCCTTCGCGAAACACGGCTTGAATCACGTGATTGAGAAATATTTACCCACCAAACTGAAACGCCCCTCAAAATTTTTACCTTAA